From Domibacillus sp. DTU_2020_1001157_1_SI_ALB_TIR_016, a single genomic window includes:
- a CDS encoding ArsR family transcriptional regulator, with amino-acid sequence MTEDQQLINDEKLVDIFKALSNATRLKILQMLKEPEKNFPPQVHVRKGDDFSGGVCVGDIRDKIDIGQSTTSQYLSLLQQSGLLEAKRIGQWTYYRRNEEVIKQLEEFIGKNL; translated from the coding sequence ATGACTGAAGATCAACAATTAATCAATGATGAAAAATTAGTAGACATATTTAAAGCATTATCAAATGCAACAAGGCTGAAAATTTTACAGATGCTAAAAGAGCCGGAAAAAAATTTCCCTCCTCAAGTCCATGTCCGTAAAGGGGACGATTTCTCAGGAGGGGTTTGTGTAGGAGATATACGAGATAAGATAGACATAGGTCAGTCAACGACTTCTCAATATTTATCCCTGCTGCAGCAAAGCGGTCTTTTAGAAGCGAAACGAATCGGCCAGTGGACCTATTACCGCAGAAATGAAGAAGTGATTAAACAATTAGAAGAGTTTATCGGTAAAAACCTGTAA